DNA sequence from the Lysinibacillus sp. OF-1 genome:
ATTACTAGCGATTCCGGCTTCATGTAGGCGAGTTGCAGCCTACAATCCGAACTGAGAACGACTTTATCGGATTAGCTCCCTCTCGCGAGTTGGCAACCGTTTGTATCGTCCATTGTAGCACGTGTGTAGCCCAGGTCATAAGGGGCATGATGATTTGACGTCATCCCCACCTTCCTCCGGTTTGTCACCGGCAGTCACCTTAGAGTGCCCAACTAAATGATGGCAACTAAGATCAAGGGTTGCGCTCGTTGCGGGACTTAACCCAACATCTCACGACACGAGCTGACGACAACCATGCACCACCTGTCACCGTTGCCCCCGAAGGGGAAACTATATCTCTACAGTGGTCAACGGGATGTCAAGACCTGGTAAGGTTCTTCGCGTTGCTTCGAATTAAACCACATGCTCCACCGCTTGTGCGGGCCCCCGTCAATTCCTTTGAGTTTCAGTCTTGCGACCGTACTCCCCAGGCGGAGTGCTTAATGCGTTAGCTGCAGCACTAAGGGGCGGAAACCCCCTAACACTTAGCACTCATCGTTTACGGCGTGGACTACCAGGGTATCTAATCCTGTTTGCTCCCCACGCTTTCGCGCCTCAGTGTCAGTTACAGACCAGATAGTCGCCTTCGCCACTGGTGTTCCTCCAAATCTCTACGCATTTCACCGCTACACTTGGAATTCCACTATCCTCTTCTGCACTCAAGTCTCCCAGTTTCCAATGACCCTCCACGGTTGAGCCGTGGGCTTTCACATCAGACTTAAGAAACCACCTGCGCGCGCTTTACGCCCAATAATTCCGGACAACGCTTGCCACCTACGTATTACCGCGGCTGCTGGCACGTAGTTAGCCGTGGCTTTCTAATAAGGTACCGTCAAGGTACAGCCAGTTACTACTGTACTTGTTCTTCCCTTACAACAGAGTTTTACGAACCGAAATCCTTCTTCACTCACGCGGCGTTGCTCCATCAGGCTTTCGCCCATTGTGGAAGATTCCCTACTGCTGCCTCCCGTAGGAGTCTGGGCCGTGTCTCAGTCCCAGTGTGGCCGATCACCCTCTCAGGTCGGCTACGCATCGTCGCCTTGGTGAGCCGTTACCTCACCAACTAGCTAATGCGCCGCGGGCCCATCCTATAGCGACAGCCGAAACCGTCTTTCAGTGTTTCACCATGAGGTGAAACAGATTATTCGGTATTAGCCCCGGTTTCCCGGAGTTATCCCAAACTATAAGGTAGGTTGCCCACGTGTTACTCACCCGTCCGCCGCTAACGTCGAAGGAGCAAGCTCCTTCTCTGTTCGCTCGACTTGCATGTATTAGGCACGCCGCCAGCGTTCGTCCTGAGCCAGGATCAAACTCTCCATAAAGGAAATTTGAATAGCTCAAATTGTTTTGCTGGCATCATTTTGATGTCCAAAATTTTGTTTCGTTCATTAACCGAAGTTAGTTACTGAAAACTTTATTGATTACGTTTTGCTTGTTCAGTTTTCAAGGTTCATTATTCAAGTCGTTTTTCAGCGACTTCTTAATATTAACATCTCGCTCAAATCATGTCAACTACTTTTTTGAAAAAGTTTTTTGTGTTTTTCATCGAGCATTTCGTTATGTCTTAGCGACAATTAATATAATACAATATCAAGATATCATTCGTCAACTACTTTTCTAAAAAAATATCGAGGTATTTTTAAATACCTCGATTACAAGCATACTACAGTCATTGCCCCATTTCTAGTGCCTCTTTATTGACCTTGTAATGACGGTGAAATATCATCTCATTTTTTGCAGCAATTGGTTCTATTTGAATATAGCCTTTATCCACTAAATATTCGACAAACACTTCTAAATCTACTGAGTAATTCATGAGCTCATGATGGTCATGCAATTCCTGAATCGTCCACATGTCTTTCGTTTGCATAACTTCTAATATATGCTGTGCACCATCACGTGTACGAGAATGAATTAAAAACTCACTTGCTAAAAACAATAATTCTAAGCGCTTTTCTATTGGCTCATTACTCGTCACTAGCTCTTCATACAGCTTGTAGATAGCAGGCTCTATTTTTTTCACTTGTGCCCAAACAGTAACTTCAGGGTATAGTCCGCTATCTATAATAGAAAGACGACCCAAATGATGTAATGAATCGACTACGTGATTATAAGCATCCAAGTAACTTCCTTTATCGAAGTATTCTTTCCCCTCCAGATATCTGCGAATTAACTTTGAGAATTGGATGCCTGTTTTAATTTTACGACCGCTATACGGGAATTCTTGCAATTCTATTTTTAATTTATGCAAAAATTCATTACGATCAAATAACACCCTTCCAAAGAAAATCCAATCGACTACCTTCTTATTAGAACCGATGAGCAACCATTTTCGTATTAACTTCTCTGTAACTGTATGTAGAGCTACTTTATTTCCTTCATATAAGTAATGTTTCGAAAAGACTGGCTGCTCTGCTTCTTTTACGATAATTAATAAAACTGTATCAAATGTATCTGTAACGTTACTATGTTCCTCACGCTTCTCCACTAAAATTACGCCTAATGTATTCGACTGACTCGCACGTTCTTGGTAGATTGGACGCAATACCTGCTCCATGTTCAGCCCCCCTTTATTCATATAGGTTCTCTTGTTCCGTTAAAAATTCGACATACTCTAAAAGTATTCCTTCTTTCATTCATCTCAAAGCTAAAATACTTCGCCCTTATATGTTATAGTAGATTTTAGATTGGGAGGCAAGATGAAATATGAAACCTTACAAAAGTAAAATTAATAAAATTCGTTCATTCGCATTAGCACTAATCTTCTTCGGTTTTATTGTCATGTACGGAGGAATTTTCTTTAAAAATAGCCCGATATTAGTTTTAATTTTCATGTCATTAGGTGTTTTATGTATTATCGGTAGCACAGTCGTATATGCTTGGATCGGGTTGCTTTCAACAAGAGCTATTCAAGTGGAATGTCCTAATTGTCATAAACATACAAAGGTTTTAGGGCGTGTTGATATGTGCATGTACTGTAATGAACCACTAACGCTTGATCCAACTTTAGAAGGTAAAGAGTTCGATCAATCCTATAATAATAAAACAAAAAAATCCTAGCCCTTGTAAGAGCTAGGATTTTTATTGTACTTTAGCAGTAGCAACTTTACATGATGGACAAGTGCCGTATATCTCTAAACGATGCGAGTGCACATCAAAACCAGTTACCTGTGATGCAAAATGCTCTATTTCGTCGAGTCCTGGATAATGGAAATCGACGATCTTACCACAGCATTCACAAATCATATGGTAATGGTCATTTGTCACGAAATCAAAGCGACTTGAAGCATCTCCATAAGTCAGTTCTTTCACAAGACCCACTTCACGAAATACACGCAGGTTGTTATAGACAGTCGCTACACTCATATTAGGAAACTTTCCCTCGAGTGCTTTATAAATTTCATCGGCAGTAGGATGTGCCATTGATTGAATAAGATATTCCAAAATAGCATGACGCTGAGGAGTAATACGAACACCAGTTGTTTTTAACGTGTCCAGTGCATCCTGTAAATGCGTTGCAGACATCGTCATGCACCTCTTCCATAAGTATTATTAATTTATAATTGTTATAAATAGTGTATCCAATTCGCACTACTTCGTCAACAATCACACATTGCTTATTCTCAATAAATCAATGGCTGGCCCTTAATATCCTCTAGATAAATCCATCGTATTTTCTAAATCCGTGTCACCCTTCAGCCATTTTGTTAGGCTTGGCTTGAAAATTTCTAAGCTTCGTTCAACATAACGAGAAGAATGGCTAGATACATGTGGTGATACAATGACATTCGGTAACGTCCATAATGGATTGTCCGTTGACAGAGGCTCTTCTTCAAAGACATCTAAAACGGCGTAACCAATTTGCTCTTTTTTGATTGCTTGAATGAGTACCCTTTCTTCCACTAAATTGCCTCGACCAAAATTCATGAAGATGGCGCTATTTTTCATAGCAGCAAAATGCTCTTCTTTTAATAAATGGGTCGTTTCTTTTGTTTTTGGTAACACCGAAATAACGATATCCGCATTAGGTAAGGCCTCTTTTAATTGAGCAAAGCTAATCATCGTATCCATATACGCCGCTTCTTTTCCAGAGCGGTTGCAGCCAATCGTCGTCACGCCAAAAGCCTGCAATAAACGCCCAACTTCTGAACCAATCGCTCCTGGGCCTAAAATAAGCGCCGTACTATCTCGTAATTCCGTTTGCTGCGCTTTTTTCGACCATTCACTTTTCTTTTGCTGCTCATACATCCAAGGTAACGCACGTTTAATCGCTAAAATATGGGCAAGCATCGATTCAGCCATTGGTGTTTTATGAATACCACGGACATTCGAAACTAAAATCCCACGTTCAATAATCGCTTGAGCTGGCATTTTTTCTATACCTGCTGAGGCAACGAAAATCCATTTTAGCTTTGTCGCATATTGGATACTTTCTTCTGTTAAATCTTCACCATATGTAACTAAAACATCCGCTTGTTGAAGAACTTCATTCGATAAGCCACTTTTGAAGATAAAATCAACCTGTGGAAATTCTGCTAATAACGGCTCTCGTAAATCTGGTCTAGGTTCAAATGTAAAATAGATTTTCACTTTGCTGCCTCCTGATCTGCTAAATAGGTATACACTTCTTCAATATGATTTTTTACACGTACTTTACGCCAAGCTTTTACAAGCTTACCCTCAGTATCAATTAAAAACGTTGAACGCTCTATGCCCATATATTCACGTCCATACATTTTCTTTAAAACCCACACACCATATGCTTCAGCAACGGTATGATCGTCATCAACTAATAATGAAAATGGTAAACTATGCTTATCAATAAATTTTGTATGTTTGTTTGCGTTATCTGGACTAACACCCAGAACAACAGCATTTAAATGACTGAAGTCCTCGAACTTATCGCGAAAATCACAAGCCTCCGTCGTGCAGCCTGGTGTCATATCTTTGGGATAGAAGTATAAAATAACATTCTGTCCTTTCAAATTAGCTAACTGTACCATTTCTCTCTTTTCATTCATTAGAGAAAAATCTGGCGCCTTTTGTCCTTCTAGTAAAGTCATAACAATCTCCTCCTCTGTAGGTTCTATTTTACTCTAAGTAACAAATCAAGTCATATCCCTTAATTTCTTTGGATTTCTTACAACGATAGGTCTACAATAGATTACGTATAAAAAGTTAGGAGGCAATTCTATGAATCACGCAAAATCTGAAGCAATACATGCAGAGGCTATACAGCATATCGTGGGTGGTGTAAACAGCCCTTCTCGTTCATATAAAGCAGTAGGTGGCGGTTCTCCTGTGGCAATGGCTCGAGGAAAAGGTGCTTATTTTTGGGATGTAGATGGCAATCGTTATATCGACTATCTAGCAGCATATGGACCAATCGTTACTGGTCATGGCCATCCTCATATTGCAAAGGCCATTACACATGCAGCTGAAAATGGTACATTGTTTGGAACGCCAACTGAATATGAGGTTACTTTCGCAAAAATGCTAAAAGAAGCCATCCCATCTATGGACAAAGTGCGTTTTAACAACTCTGGTACTGAGGCTGTTATGACAACTATTCGTGTTGCACGCGCCTATACAGGCCGAACAAAAATCATGAAATTTGCTGGTTGCTACCACGGTCACTTCGATTTAGTATTAGTAGCTGCCGGTTCTGGCCCAGCAACATTAGGAACGCCTGATTCAGCAGGTGTAACAACTTCGACTGCTGAAGAAGTTATTACGGTACCTTTCAATAGCCCTGAAGCCTTTACAGAAGCTATGAATAAATGGGGCGAGGAAATTGCAGCGATCTTAATTGAACCAATCGTAGGCAACTTCGGTATTGTGGAACCAAACCCAGGTTTCCTTGAATTAGTACATGCGACAGCAAAAGAAAAAGGTGCTTTAACGATTTACGATGAAGTCATCACAGCCTTCCGCTTCCACTATGGCGGTGCTCAAAATTTACTCGGTCTAACACCTGATCTAACAGCACTGGGGAAAGTTATTGGCGGTGGCTTACCAATCGGAGCATACGGTGGTCGTAAAGAAATTATGGATACAGTTGCACCCCTCGGCCCTGCATATCAAGCAGGTACGATGGCTGGAAACCCTGCCTCTATGCAAGCAGGGATTGCCTGCCTAGAAGTGCTACAAACACCAGGTATTTACGATGAAATGGATCGATTAGGTGGAATTCTAGAAGAGGGTATTTTAGCTGCTGCCAAGAAGCATGGCGTAACCATCACGTTAAATCGCCTCAAAGGGGCACTAACGATTTACTTTACAGATGTGAAAGTAGAAAACTACGACCAAGCTGAAAACTCTGACGGTGAAATCTTTGGTCGTTTCTTTAAATTGATGCTTGAGCAAGGTATCAATCTAGCTCCTTCTAAATATGAAGCGTGGTTCTTAACAACTGAGCATACGGAAGCAGATATTCTTGAAACTATTAAAGCCGTAGATACTGCGTTTTCTCAATTGTAAGCATGTGACAATACAAAGGCGACTTGTTAGTAAAAGTCGCCTTTTTCATATTCAAGCATACAAATCTATGTATTTTATGTGCACTTCCTTCTATAATGTAAAGAAACTAAAAAATATTAGACAGAAAGGACATCTTTATGAAATTAGGTGCCCGTGTATTTAAAACTGGTGTCGCTATTGTCTTAGCACTGTTTATCGCAGAGTTATTAAAGCTCCCTTCACCTGTTTTTGCTGGAATTGCAGCCATTTTTGCGATTCAGCCTTCTATTTATCGTTCATATCAAACTATTGTAGAGCAAGTGCAGGCAAATATTATAGGTGCGACTATCGCCGTTATGTTTGGCTTACTCTTTGGCCATCATGTTGTTGCCATTGGCATAGCCGTCATAATAGCTATTGGTTTAATGTTGAAGTTTAAACTTGAAAAATCGCTTTCGTTGGCGTTGGTGTCAGTTGTGGCTATTATGGAATTTCAAGGCGATGACTTCTTAACGTTTGGATTGATACGCTTTGTTACTATATTAGTTGGAGTGTTAGCAGCATTTGTTGTTAACCTTGTTTTCCTACCACCGAAATACGAGGTAAAGCTATTCCGTAAAATCTATATTTTACAGGACGATATTATTCGTTGGACACGACTTGCTGTACGTCAGGCTTCTGAGCATACATCCACAAAGGGAGCATTAAGTAAATTTAAAAGCCGTATGTTGCGCGTGGATACGCTGTATGATTTATTCAAGGAAGAACGTAATTACTTCAAAAATAAAAAGTATGTGAAAGCACGTAAACTTGTAGTCTATCGTCAAATGATTTTAACTTCCAAAAAAAGCTTAGAATTACTACAGCGTTTGCATAAGCATGAAAACGAATTGGCGCAGCTACCTACGCAATTTCACTTGATGATACAGGAGCGACTTGATTCCTTATTAACATACCATGAACAATTGCTCTTGAAATATACAGGGAAATTAAAGCCTGAGCATTCACAGTGGAGTAAAAGCATCGACTATGTCCAACGCAATGAACTGATGGAAATTTTCATCAAGCAAGTCAACTTTGCTCGTGAAGAAGGCGATATGGAATTTTCTAGCTATCACCTACTTTATATACTATCGCGTATTTTAGATTATGAGGAAAATCTAGAGCATCTAGATACACTCATCGTATCCTATCAAAGTCATCATGGACATGAAATCAATGTAGAATTTGAAGAAGAATTTATTTAACTAGCGTTTTAAGCGACAGATGATCTTAAATCAAGGGAGTTTGAACACCCGCTAAATCAAGATTAATCTGTCGCTTTTACTATACAAAAAAAATCCTCCAAGTAGTGACCTACTTTAGAGGAAGGGTGTTAGTTTCGCAATGTTAGCAGCTGTTGCTCTGCTTGCTGACGTTTTACCGTTTGCTCATCACGTAAATGCTGATAATTTTCAATACCTGAAACAATAATGTCCCACATTTCTTCGAGGCTCTGTGTTGGGCCTGATTGCTGACCCATAGCAGTGCTTAATTGCACCGCTTCATCGCTAGCTCCTCCGAATTGCTTCAGACGATTTTCAAAGGCTGATGCAGATTGATTTTGTAATTGTTGTCGCCTATCATTCACCGCATTCATTAATCCCATTTTAAAAACAGGGATGGTCTTAACAAAAGCGCCATTAATTTGTTCCATCAGTTCACTATTGCCATGACGTAGCATTTCGATTTGCGGAGCTGTTAAAATGGCGACCATACGTGATTTTTCTAATTCATCTATTTTCTGTCGGAGCATCTCAGCAATTGCTTGCAAACTATTCAGCTCCATTTTCGCCACCTGATTACCAGCCTCGCTCTGCTTTTCATACATCGGAATCAATGTTGTTTGTACTTCATGTAATTTTATATCAGTAGCTACGATATATTTTTCTAGTTCAAGATAGTACATCAAGTCCTCGTTATATAATCGTGCAAGTATTCGATTATCCTTCGCTAATTCCTCTTCCATCAACACAAAATGATAATGAATTTTCTCAATATCTCTACCCAGTACATTGTATTTGGCAAATAAATCTTCATCATTTTTGGTTTTACGTGCAAATAGCTTTTTAAAAAAGCCCTTTTGCTCAGTAAAATCTTTTTTATCAAATGTCTGCATTAGAACTTCAAGCTGCTTAAATAATTCATTTGATTCAAAGGATGTTGAGCGGGTAATAATAGCTAAAATCTGATCTGCAAATGTAGCTAATTTTGTCGCTGGCTCTTTTCCGAGCGCCAATAGTTCTAACTGATTTTTTATATTGATTCGATTAGCAATTTGCTGAACCTCTGCATGGTCTCGCAACTGTTCTTTGACGGCGTCAGCGGTTTCTAAGGTCAGCTGCTCCAACGTCTTCGAGATATTTGACATTCGTGCCGCCTCCTTCCTGCCATTAGAAAAAACGATTAAAGAGTTTTTTAATGATTTTATCGGGTGCAGTTTTTTGCTGTTTGGGTTCTTCATAGGGCAAGTCAAATAGCATATGTTCTAAACGATGTACATCGAATGTATCCTCTTGCAAATGCTTTTCTAAGTCAAGTTGGCCTGTCGGATTATAAAATATAATATCCATACCAAAACGATTTAAAAATGCCAATAATGCCATATCCTCACGTGATAAAGCTGGTTGCTGAGGTGCTTGATATAATACCAGTTTGGGTACATCTTGTGAATAATCAAAGCTTTGCATTAATCGCAGGATATCCTGAGGAATCATCGTCATTTGTTTGAATAAAAATAACTGTAAATCATATAAAGTCTCATTTGGCTGTTGTTTCAACATGGGCTGCTCACAGGAAGTTTTTATCGTGTGGGCGATTGCACGCTGTAGCTCCAATGTTAACTCACCATATTGCCACCAATCACTTTGCATAATACGCTCTACTGACAGCTCCCCATTCACTAAGCAATGCTTATAATGAAAATGAAAATTGGCTCTGCTTGTTGCTGCATAAGGAAATTCCTGTACAAAAACCGTTTGCGAACTTGTCAGTAATTGATGCATTTGATGCCAGTATTCTTCTCTTTGGCTTGAAACACCACTAATTTTTGCAAATATAACTGGGATGACTACCTCATCTCCAATCACTTCAAACTGCGGTCGAACCAAAGCCTTCTCTTTTGCATAAATAAAAATATCATCATATGTCATCCGTAATGTTAATGAACGTGGCATAAAATCTTTAAACTGCCAAGGCTTATAGACACCTGATTGTTGATCATGCATTAATTGTTCAAAATGCTGACTAGAGCGATAACCTACCGTTGCCTGCCGATCGCGAAGCTTATCAGGAAATGGCTGTAAAGTTGTTTGATTAGCATATGCGTACGTGATAGAGAATGTATCAGTAGGGTCAATCTCTGCTAATTCATCTATTTTAGCTGGATGGAAAATTAAGACGTCACAGCCAAGCTCCATTAATAGTAATAAGAAATAACGCTGACTTATAGTGGTTTCCCCATACCAAACAACTTTAGGAAAATCATCAGTTGGTTTCATGGATTTTGTCCATATAATCCAATGGTTTTTTAGCCACTTCACCATATCAATTAAAAATCGGCGAAAATCATTTGCTAGCAGACCTAACGATTGTTGTTGTTGGAATAGTTCTACTACTTTAATGGTCGCTAATTGTAAATGGCGATTCATAACACCATCATCATGCTTTGGTATTAACTGATGACCATACATCATCGCCACTAGACGATTAATAGATAGCCCTTTTGGCGTTTGTTGATGCTGCGATAAAATTGTTTGTATGGCTTGAAAATCCTTTTGTTCAATATGCTTATTTAATTCTTCACTTAAAATATGGATATTAGCGTTTTGTGACAATGTAAATAACGAATTGAAATAATCATCTTCTTCGATTGGTACACCTAATACACGAACAGCAATCCTACTAAAACTAACTTGTTGTGCTGTTTCCTCATAAAATGCACGATCCTTTGGTGAATCTTGAAACGCCTGTAGCCAATCATCAGGATGACGCTCCAACACTGATTTAATTGTGATTGTTTGCATACAAACGCACCTCCTAAAATCATCCTCAGCATATGCTGAAGCATTCATTTGTCATAGGACGACTCTATCTTATGACAAAAATAATTGAAAGCTTATACTATTGTCTGTTGTGAAGTCATCTGTAAAACCGTATCTAGCAAATCTTTAGTAAATGCTTCACCATTATAAGCCGAGTAAGTTGTATTTTGTAAAACTTTTGGCTGTTTATCCTTTAAATCTCCATGATTCGGTGTAAAAGCTAAATCAGCCATCGCCAGCATTCCATAATCCATAATAGAATCCCCTGCCGCTATATGCACATCGTATGTACAGAACTCTTTCATATATTCGATAGCCGCTTCCTTCGTCAGTACCTTGGGCATAAAATACAATTTTTTACCTTGTAAAAGAACATACCAGCCATACGTATCAAACTCTTGAATCATAGCTTGTAATTCCATGTGTGGTAAAGTTTCAAGATCCACATGGTGTACATAAAACAGATTATCTATATACAAAGAACGTTGTAGCCATGTATCGGATTTAATTGATTGAAAATGCTTTAACAGATCCTCTCGTGGGATTGAAGAATCTGCAATACGTCTACATAGTGTTTTCGTCCATTTTTCAGAGGGCTGGCCCTTTTCTAATATTGTACCCCCATTGCTTGTAATTGCAAAAGCAGGACACATATCACTAATAAAATGAATTCTTTTATATTGATGTAATGCCCTAGTCGTAACAGGTACAAATATTGTTTGTTGGTGTATCTGTTGCAATAGAGATGCTGTTGCCTGCGTCATCATGCTCATTGCTTTCTCCGCCTTGTGTTCAACGACCACTGTCTCTGTAATCGGCGGAAAACTCTCCATCATACGTTGAGAATAAATAAGCGTTCTATCTAAATCCGATGTAAATAGTATCATCATAATCTCCTCTATAATGCTTTGATTAAGCCACAACATGCATAGGACATATTCGAATATTCTTCTACCTGTACATTTTTTTCTTTGGCTAATAATAAAATATGTTCCAATTCATGCAAGTACTGTGGATTAATTAAAATTTTCCAAGGTAACCGTCGAAGCAACACTCTAGTCGTCTCACCTACACCTGGTTTGATAAAATGAATATTCTCAATGCCAAAATCGCGTTGAATCTTTTGCACAGACTTCATGCCCTCCCAAGTAATAGGAGCGATGACCTGCTCTTGAAATTGTTGCAATATCGTACTCTGTACATGTTCAAAACATGTGACGATACGTTCTATGTACAGGTTAGAGACATCCATATCTTCTAACTCTTTGTAGTATTTAGCACCATGAAAGTCATTTGCATCCATGAACTGTAAATTTAACACCGTTCTACTCACCAATCCAGATACAGTCGAATTTAAACAAGCAGACGGGATTAAAAAGTCTTGACGAGTTCCATAGATGGTAGCACAATGCCCAGGATCAGCCAATACAGCTAAATTGGCATTTAATTGTCCGGGCTGTTGCGCATTAAATTTTTGACAGGAATGGATTAATTCATTGGTAATTGCCCCTTTTCCTGTCCAGCCATCAATAAATTGAAGATTTCCTAGGGGATGCTCTGTCAAAATGTAACGGATCGCTACCTCATCAAACCCTCGACCACGTAGTATAGAAATAGAGTAATGTGGAATATTCACCCTATATC
Encoded proteins:
- the bcp gene encoding thioredoxin-dependent thiol peroxidase; its protein translation is MTLLEGQKAPDFSLMNEKREMVQLANLKGQNVILYFYPKDMTPGCTTEACDFRDKFEDFSHLNAVVLGVSPDNANKHTKFIDKHSLPFSLLVDDDHTVAEAYGVWVLKKMYGREYMGIERSTFLIDTEGKLVKAWRKVRVKNHIEEVYTYLADQEAAK
- a CDS encoding D-2-hydroxyacid dehydrogenase, with product MKIYFTFEPRPDLREPLLAEFPQVDFIFKSGLSNEVLQQADVLVTYGEDLTEESIQYATKLKWIFVASAGIEKMPAQAIIERGILVSNVRGIHKTPMAESMLAHILAIKRALPWMYEQQKKSEWSKKAQQTELRDSTALILGPGAIGSEVGRLLQAFGVTTIGCNRSGKEAAYMDTMISFAQLKEALPNADIVISVLPKTKETTHLLKEEHFAAMKNSAIFMNFGRGNLVEERVLIQAIKKEQIGYAVLDVFEEEPLSTDNPLWTLPNVIVSPHVSSHSSRYVERSLEIFKPSLTKWLKGDTDLENTMDLSRGY
- a CDS encoding nucleotidyltransferase-like protein, translated to MEQVLRPIYQERASQSNTLGVILVEKREEHSNVTDTFDTVLLIIVKEAEQPVFSKHYLYEGNKVALHTVTEKLIRKWLLIGSNKKVVDWIFFGRVLFDRNEFLHKLKIELQEFPYSGRKIKTGIQFSKLIRRYLEGKEYFDKGSYLDAYNHVVDSLHHLGRLSIIDSGLYPEVTVWAQVKKIEPAIYKLYEELVTSNEPIEKRLELLFLASEFLIHSRTRDGAQHILEVMQTKDMWTIQELHDHHELMNYSVDLEVFVEYLVDKGYIQIEPIAAKNEMIFHRHYKVNKEALEMGQ
- a CDS encoding YgzB family protein, whose translation is MKPYKSKINKIRSFALALIFFGFIVMYGGIFFKNSPILVLIFMSLGVLCIIGSTVVYAWIGLLSTRAIQVECPNCHKHTKVLGRVDMCMYCNEPLTLDPTLEGKEFDQSYNNKTKKS
- a CDS encoding cysteine protease StiP family protein gives rise to the protein MISTLQPDKMGSYAPEDVLFLLRDIGHVYLELDNEKREQLIQSGTHYSEMLPMERQPSNTYMNLFYKTLDAHAERVAIAVGVVAEQIIENRGLENLVLVSLARAGTPIGILIKRYIAMRYRVNIPHYSISILRGRGFDEVAIRYILTEHPLGNLQFIDGWTGKGAITNELIHSCQKFNAQQPGQLNANLAVLADPGHCATIYGTRQDFLIPSACLNSTVSGLVSRTVLNLQFMDANDFHGAKYYKELEDMDVSNLYIERIVTCFEHVQSTILQQFQEQVIAPITWEGMKSVQKIQRDFGIENIHFIKPGVGETTRVLLRRLPWKILINPQYLHELEHILLLAKEKNVQVEEYSNMSYACCGLIKAL
- a CDS encoding YceG family protein, with the translated sequence MQTITIKSVLERHPDDWLQAFQDSPKDRAFYEETAQQVSFSRIAVRVLGVPIEEDDYFNSLFTLSQNANIHILSEELNKHIEQKDFQAIQTILSQHQQTPKGLSINRLVAMMYGHQLIPKHDDGVMNRHLQLATIKVVELFQQQQSLGLLANDFRRFLIDMVKWLKNHWIIWTKSMKPTDDFPKVVWYGETTISQRYFLLLLMELGCDVLIFHPAKIDELAEIDPTDTFSITYAYANQTTLQPFPDKLRDRQATVGYRSSQHFEQLMHDQQSGVYKPWQFKDFMPRSLTLRMTYDDIFIYAKEKALVRPQFEVIGDEVVIPVIFAKISGVSSQREEYWHQMHQLLTSSQTVFVQEFPYAATSRANFHFHYKHCLVNGELSVERIMQSDWWQYGELTLELQRAIAHTIKTSCEQPMLKQQPNETLYDLQLFLFKQMTMIPQDILRLMQSFDYSQDVPKLVLYQAPQQPALSREDMALLAFLNRFGMDIIFYNPTGQLDLEKHLQEDTFDVHRLEHMLFDLPYEEPKQQKTAPDKIIKKLFNRFF
- the perR gene encoding peroxide-responsive transcriptional repressor PerR, which codes for MSATHLQDALDTLKTTGVRITPQRHAILEYLIQSMAHPTADEIYKALEGKFPNMSVATVYNNLRVFREVGLVKELTYGDASSRFDFVTNDHYHMICECCGKIVDFHYPGLDEIEHFASQVTGFDVHSHRLEIYGTCPSCKVATAKVQ
- a CDS encoding glutamate-1-semialdehyde 2,1-aminomutase; the encoded protein is MNHAKSEAIHAEAIQHIVGGVNSPSRSYKAVGGGSPVAMARGKGAYFWDVDGNRYIDYLAAYGPIVTGHGHPHIAKAITHAAENGTLFGTPTEYEVTFAKMLKEAIPSMDKVRFNNSGTEAVMTTIRVARAYTGRTKIMKFAGCYHGHFDLVLVAAGSGPATLGTPDSAGVTTSTAEEVITVPFNSPEAFTEAMNKWGEEIAAILIEPIVGNFGIVEPNPGFLELVHATAKEKGALTIYDEVITAFRFHYGGAQNLLGLTPDLTALGKVIGGGLPIGAYGGRKEIMDTVAPLGPAYQAGTMAGNPASMQAGIACLEVLQTPGIYDEMDRLGGILEEGILAAAKKHGVTITLNRLKGALTIYFTDVKVENYDQAENSDGEIFGRFFKLMLEQGINLAPSKYEAWFLTTEHTEADILETIKAVDTAFSQL
- a CDS encoding toxic anion resistance protein; this encodes MSNISKTLEQLTLETADAVKEQLRDHAEVQQIANRINIKNQLELLALGKEPATKLATFADQILAIITRSTSFESNELFKQLEVLMQTFDKKDFTEQKGFFKKLFARKTKNDEDLFAKYNVLGRDIEKIHYHFVLMEEELAKDNRILARLYNEDLMYYLELEKYIVATDIKLHEVQTTLIPMYEKQSEAGNQVAKMELNSLQAIAEMLRQKIDELEKSRMVAILTAPQIEMLRHGNSELMEQINGAFVKTIPVFKMGLMNAVNDRRQQLQNQSASAFENRLKQFGGASDEAVQLSTAMGQQSGPTQSLEEMWDIIVSGIENYQHLRDEQTVKRQQAEQQLLTLRN
- a CDS encoding FUSC family protein; the protein is MKLGARVFKTGVAIVLALFIAELLKLPSPVFAGIAAIFAIQPSIYRSYQTIVEQVQANIIGATIAVMFGLLFGHHVVAIGIAVIIAIGLMLKFKLEKSLSLALVSVVAIMEFQGDDFLTFGLIRFVTILVGVLAAFVVNLVFLPPKYEVKLFRKIYILQDDIIRWTRLAVRQASEHTSTKGALSKFKSRMLRVDTLYDLFKEERNYFKNKKYVKARKLVVYRQMILTSKKSLELLQRLHKHENELAQLPTQFHLMIQERLDSLLTYHEQLLLKYTGKLKPEHSQWSKSIDYVQRNELMEIFIKQVNFAREEGDMEFSSYHLLYILSRILDYEENLEHLDTLIVSYQSHHGHEINVEFEEEFI